One Lytechinus variegatus isolate NC3 chromosome 14, Lvar_3.0, whole genome shotgun sequence genomic region harbors:
- the LOC121427850 gene encoding uncharacterized protein LOC121427850, whose product MELGCRIIYWFLFIIGVPGNIIITAAYAMKAKKKSTDMLILIQALVDLIACITPQPDMINDVSSCLVTAIIRMTTSLGSLFLTFAIALDRFVTVCRPFSRQMTRTSATILALACLGFAFLLNLPSVWYFKLLDLGSKGCMSVVTSPLHVPVKVILVVSFSVAVAVSLFSYSKIYTLIRRQSRVRSEMGVDLRSQSGPYRSSMMPTISGSVTESLQRTRIAWNGNETSTNGRSTLVSCNLESQDSGYLEVPSLMKPGNGTSHQRSSKMDVPIVESVEVSGSTEDAPNQTPSLVNNNGKQLQSNAKPNRVQGRAHGDKTTKMLLAVTVFLIVTWLPYVVVFSLPTATYFYLVTEITNKHVVYFITRIRGFNHMINVFIYWTVNPHFRDDVQKVFIRLKNLTKLRF is encoded by the coding sequence ATGGAGTTAGGCTGCAGGATAATCTACTGGTTCCTATTCATTATCGGTGTTCCTGGTAATATTATCATCACGGCAGCCTATGCTATGAAAGCGAAGAAGAAGAGCACCGACATGCTGATCTTGATACAAGCCTTGGTGGACTTGATTGCCTGTATCACCCCGCAACCTGATATGATCAATGACGTCTCTTCCTGCTTGGTAACAGCTATCATCAGGATGACAACGTCTCTCGGCTCCCTGTTCTTGACGTTTGCCATTGCCCTTGATAGATTCGTAACCGTCTGCAGACCCTTCTCTCGTCAGATGACCAGAACATCGGCGACAATACTTGCATTAGCCTGTTTGGGGTTCGCTTTCCTTCTCAACCTGCCTTCAGTATGGTACTTCAAACTGCTAGACCTGGGCTCTAAAGGATGCATGTCTGTTGTTACGTCACCCCTTCACGTTCCTGTCAAGGTAATCCTAGTGGTCTCCTTTTCGGTCGCTGTAGCTGTGAGTTTGTTTTCTTACAGTAAGATATACACCTTAATACGTCGGCAATCCAGAGTAAGGTCTGAGATGGGTGTCGATCTTAGAAGCCAAAGTGGTCCGTACAGGTCATCTATGATGCCAACCATTTCTGGATCGGTCACCGAATCTCTCCAGCGGACACGGATTGCGTGGAATGGGAACGAGACATCTACAAATGGACGGTCGACCCTCGTGTCCTGTAATCTGGAATCGCAGGATTCCGGCTATCTGGAAGTACCGTCCCTTATGAAACCAGGAAACGGTACGTCACACCAACGCTCCAGCAAGATGGATGTGCCTATTGTTGAGAGTGTGGAGGTCTCTGGCAGCACCGAAGATGCCCCAAACCAGACCCCTTCATTAGTAAATAACAACGGGAAGCAATTGCAAAGTAATGCCAAACCCAATCGAGTTCAAGGGCGTGCGCATGGAGACAAGACCACCAAAATGCTCCTCGCAGTAACCGTCTTTCTCATTGTAACCTGGTTACCATACGTCGTTGTTTTCTCTTTACCCACGGCTACCTATTTCTACCTTGTCACAGAGATCACCAATAAGCACGTGGTCTATTTCATCACTCGCATCCGGGGATTTAATCACATGATCAACGTCTTTATTTACTGGACGGTCAACCCTC
- the LOC121427851 gene encoding trace amine-associated receptor 1-like — MDVASLAIFCAILLTGLPGNAIILGAYAIKPQRKSTDILIIIQALVDLIACITPQPEMISGLAVCWITLTVRLSTSLGSLFLTFAIAVDRYITVCRPLGRQLPKTYALVFAIGCLVFAFLINLTNIWYFEVIDVRSAGCIFSVSASPLQISMKVIQIVSFFIAVFVSMFSYTKIFMLIRRQARVRSEMNASIPSHTGANASSVTQTVSETVAASSRSTRNTWNGNVASATNKQSSFINETSGVQNLEVPSSRPGGGGHFHPGGHIGTGQRPAIETISGNQSSVSAVGNLGQSGDRNGQIRPARRSHGDRTTRMLLCITVVLILSWIPYILVMALPARAYIYLVTRVTNYQVVYSLTRIRGFNHMLNAFVYWAVNPVFRQDVKQVFIRIRNFTIR, encoded by the coding sequence ATGGATGTGGCAAGTCTCGCCATCTTCTGCGCGATTCTACTAACCGGCTTGCCGGGAAATGCTATCATCCTTGGAGCATATGCCATCAAACCGCAGAGGAAGAGTACggatatattgataataatccAGGCTTTGGTAGATCTGATTGCATGCATAACCCCACAACCTGAGATGATCAGTGGTTTGGCAGTTTGTTGGATAACTTTGACCGTCCGTCTCTCAACATCTCTCGGCTCCCTATTTCTGACATTTGCAATTGCCGTCGACAGGTACATCACGGTTTGTCGACCTTTAGGTCGTCAGTTACCCAAAACCTACGCCCTCGTCTTTGCGATCGGATGTTTGGTTTTCGCTTTTCTCATAAATCTGACCAACATCTGGTATTTCGAAGTCATAGACGTCAGGTCAGCTGGGTGCATTTTCTCTGTTTCAGCTTCTCCCTTGCAGATTTCGATGAAAGTAATCCAGATAGTCTCGTTCTTTATAGCGGTGTTCGTAAGCATGTTCTCTTACACGAAGATATTTATGCTGATACGTCGGCAAGCTCGGGTAAGATCGGAAATGAACGCCTCCATACCAAGCCACACCGGTGCGAATGCAAGCTCCGTTACGCAAACAGTTTCTGAGACTGTCGCGGCATCTAGCAGAAGTACCAGAAACACATGGAATGGTAACGTGGCATCAGCAACGAACAAGCAGTCATCGTTCATAAATGAAACCAGTGGAGTGCAGAACCTTGAAGTACCGTCTTCTAGACCTGGAGGCGGTGGTCATTTCCATCCAGGAGGACACATCGGCACTGGACAACGTCCGGCAATTGAAACAATATCCGGTAACCAAAGTTCAGTTTCTGCAGTTGGAAACCTGGGACAGTCAGGGGACAGAAACGGACAGATCCGACCTGCCAGGAGAAGCCACGGCGACCGGACCACTAGGATGCTTCTCTGTATTACAGTCGTACTGATTCTATCCTGGATACCATACATCCTGGTGATGGCTCTTCCTGCAAGGGCGTACATCTATCTTGTGACAAGGGTCACAAACTATCAGGTGGTCTATTCACTCACTCGGATCAGGGGCTTCAATCACATGCTCAACGCGTTCGTGTACTGGGCTGTTAATCCAGTATTCAGGCAGGACGTTAAGCAAGTCTTTATCCGCATCAGGAATTTTACAATCCGATAA